The following is a genomic window from Aquificota bacterium.
AATAGGCTATACCCTCCACCATATCCCTTGTAACACCGGGTAGGTCATGTACTATACTTTTGCGCCTCTTTATAAGCCTGTTAAAAAGGGTAGACTTTCCTACGTTTGGTCTTCCAACTATTAGAACCTCTGCCATAGAGAGAAGAGTTTACGACATAAAAGGGCTTTTGTCAAAGGGTATATATAGTATTTGTCAAAACATAGTTTAAATGGGCAGGAGTAAACCTTGCTCATACATATTGGATTGAAGATAGTAGTAGCCTACCTTTACTAGTGCCATGGTTGATTTTTTAAGAACATAGTTGAAGGTTACAATTGCACGCTTTTATGTGCTTTGTCTTCTTATAATAGCCCTATTCATTATTATTTCTTCTATTTTCTTGTCCAAACCTTTTTCCTCCGAATGCAATCTTGCCTCCAAAATTATTAACCTTATCTTGTTCCTTAGTCTTCTTTTTGCTTCTGTATGGCCAAAGGTGAAAAATATTCTATCAAGCAAAGCATCCGCCAAAAGCTCCTTGTAGTCTCCACCGCCTACCAAGTCTACAATTTCCTCATGCACTTTTTCAAAATCAATCTTTGCTCGTTTAAACAAAGGCTCCAACACTTTAAGAGCTTGCTCTGGGTCAGAGAATTTCAAACTCTCATAATTTTCCTTCACCTTATCCAAATACTCCGCCTTTTCTGAGTATAGGCTTTCTAATCTCCTTAACCTGCTGTATGCTTGCTCATATTCCCTTTCCTTCTTTTCCCTCTCCTCTTCAGAAAGATTATCCTTAGATAGGATATGTTCCAAGCTTATAAGCCTAAGCCTTGCTTTTATCAACTCATCCCGTATCTCTTCAAACTCATTCTTTTCTACTTTTTTAAATGTGTTTGGCTCCTTTTGATCATTATCCCTTTTCGCATTTTTCATATACTCAGCCTTTAACCTTTCCAGTGTTTGGGACAACTCCTTATATTCTTTTTCTATGCTTTCTTTGTCTTCTGGAGAAAGTTTGTCTGCCATGGATAAGAGTTTGCTTAGCTTGAACAGTCTTATGCTGATTTTTAATATGGCTTTTTGTAGGTCTTTAAAGTTTTCCATATAAACACCTCCTATATCTTAAGAATTTCTTTGTGGACTTTGTTTTTAATGTTTAAGCCCTCCCAAATTCAATATCAAAACCATTTTAAAACCATTTTGTTGTCTTTATTATACCATATTTTAAGCAATTTGTCAAGTAGTTTTTATTTTTTGATTGTATATTGAATAACTTTTTGAAAAATCAAACTATGTGGCTTTGTGGCTACAACAATGTTGTATAATATTCCCTATGAGCGAACTACATCATCCACACAATGATGATGCCTTTGAGGTGTTGAGAGGTGCCAAAGTAATAGCTGTCGTTGGCATATCTCCAGATAAGGAAAGGCCTTCCTATTATGTAAGTGAGAGAGTTCTTTCCAAAGGTCTTCATAAGGTCTACTTTATAAACCCCAAGTATGCAGGCCAAGAGATACTCGGTATAAAGGTCCTTTCCTCCCTTGAGGAAGTGCCAGAGTCTGTGGATATAGTCAACGTATTTAGAAATCCTGCCCATATAGAACCCATCTTTGAAGAGGCTCTTAAAATAGGTGCCAAGTGCGTGTGGCTACAGCCCGGTTGTGAAAATATGGAAGTTATAGAAAAGTATAAAGACAAAATAAATATAGTCTGGAATGCGTGCATAGGCGTGGAGGCAGGATATCTTTAAAAGACCACCAGCTTGTCCGCATGTATGACCTCTTCAAAGTTTGTTTTTAGCTTTCTCTTTACCTCTTCTCCCTTACTCCCTAAAACCTTTCTTATCTCTTCAGAGGAGAAGTTGCTCTTTCCCTTCCCTACCAAAAAGCCCATGGGATTGTAAAGCACCACCACATCACCCCTTTGGAAGGCGCCTTCCACTCTAAGTATGCCTGCTGGCAAAAGGCTTTTACCTTGTTTTATGGCTCTGTATGCACCATCGTCTATGTATAGTGCGCCCTTTGGTTCTTCAAGCATGGCAAGGACCTTTTTCCCTTCTCTCAAAGGCTTTGAAGAAGCCTTAAAGTAAGTTCCTTTAGTTTTTCCTTTAACTATCTCAAAGAGGCTGTCTTCCTTACCCGTTATTACCACCGGAATGCCAAGCTTGGTGGCTATGCGTGTGGCTGTGATTTTACTAAGCATGCCACCTGTGCCAAACTCCGAATTCACCCCCTTAACAAGATGCATAACGCTGTCTATGTCCTCCACAAAAGGCACTATCCTTTCCTTTTCATCCAAAAGGCCACCTGCGGTGGAGAATATAACTATAAGCCTTGCCTCCATCATGTATGCGGTATAAACGGCCAAAAAGTCGTTATCGCCAAAGAGAAGCTCTGATATGGCTACAGTATCGTTCTCATTTATAACAGGCACTATACCGAGAGAGATCATACTACTAAGAGCGTTTTTTGTATTTTGAAGTTTTTCCTTTTCCCGGAATATGTCTGCTGTTAGCAAGGCTTGGCCAACGGTTAGGCCATAATTAGAAAAAACCATATCATAGAGGTGCATAAGGTAAGCCTGACCCACACCGGCCACGGCCTGTTTAAGGCTTAGCTCCTTTGGTCTCTCTTTTAGCCCAAGCTTTTTTACCCCACACAGCACGGCACCAGAAGAGACCAACAAAGCTTTTATACCTTCTTCCCTCAAGGCTTTTATCTCCCCTGCAAGTCTGGAAAGAAAGGCAAGGTCTATGTCCCCATCCTTAGTCTGTATAAGGTTAGACCCCAACTTTACTACTAATAGCATAAGATGTTATATTTTAAAGCATGCTTATAATAGCTGGACCGTGCGTTATAGAAAATGAGAAGGTAGTTTTTGAGGTGGCGGAGCATCTCAAAAGGCTTTCGGAGGAATTTCCAGAGTTTGATTTTGTCTTCAAAAGCTCCTTTGATAAGGCAAACAGAAGCTCCCATAAATCCTTTAGAGGGCCGGGTTTGGAAGAGGGGCTAAAGGTTCTTCAAAAGGTAAAAGAAGAGTTTGGCCTGAGGATAACTACGGACGTGCATGAAACATGGCAGGTAAAACCCACCGCAGAAGTGGTAGATATAATACAGATTCCAGCCTTCCTTTGTAGGCAAACAGACCTCCTACTTGAGGCAGGAAGGAGCGGAAA
Proteins encoded in this region:
- a CDS encoding CoA-binding protein, with the translated sequence MSELHHPHNDDAFEVLRGAKVIAVVGISPDKERPSYYVSERVLSKGLHKVYFINPKYAGQEILGIKVLSSLEEVPESVDIVNVFRNPAHIEPIFEEALKIGAKCVWLQPGCENMEVIEKYKDKINIVWNACIGVEAGYL
- the proB gene encoding glutamate 5-kinase, with product MLLVVKLGSNLIQTKDGDIDLAFLSRLAGEIKALREEGIKALLVSSGAVLCGVKKLGLKERPKELSLKQAVAGVGQAYLMHLYDMVFSNYGLTVGQALLTADIFREKEKLQNTKNALSSMISLGIVPVINENDTVAISELLFGDNDFLAVYTAYMMEARLIVIFSTAGGLLDEKERIVPFVEDIDSVMHLVKGVNSEFGTGGMLSKITATRIATKLGIPVVITGKEDSLFEIVKGKTKGTYFKASSKPLREGKKVLAMLEEPKGALYIDDGAYRAIKQGKSLLPAGILRVEGAFQRGDVVVLYNPMGFLVGKGKSNFSSEEIRKVLGSKGEEVKRKLKTNFEEVIHADKLVVF